TGGCGTGCACGCGCAGCACCTTCTTGGTCTGCTCAAGCGCATCGCAAATCACGCCCACGGAGTGCGGGATCTCATCACGGGTGCGGCGCAAGACCTTCTCGCGCACAAACTCGGCAACGAGCGTCTCATCGGAAGCGTCGGTACCCATGTCCTCGGGGAACCAACGCGGACCCTCGGGCAAAAAGTGCGCAACGGTCTCGATGAAGGCATCGACGTTAAAGTTCTTGACCGACGACGTCACGATCTCGTCGTCATATTCCATAAGCTCGTGGGCGGCCTTAAGCTGCTCCATGACCTGTGCGGGGTCGGCTTCATCGGCCTTGGTGAGCACCAGGACCTTCTTGGAACGGGCATTCTTGACACGCTCGGCAACCCAGGCGTCTCCCCTGCCGATGGGGTTGGTGGCGTCGATCAGAAACGCGACGACATCGACATCGTTCAGTTCGAACAACGCACTCTTGTTGAGCTCGGAGCCCAGGCCGTCCTTGGGCTTGTGGATACCCGGGGTATCGACAAAGACCAGCTGGTAGCCGGGGCGGTTGACGACGGCGCGCATGCGGCGGCGGGTCGTCTGGGCCACCGGCGAGGTGATGGCGACCTTTTTGCCATAGCAGGCATTAAGCAGCGTGGACTTACCGGCGTTGGGACGACCGACCAGGGCCACAAAACCGCTGTGGAAACCGGGCTCAACGTCGCCAAAGCCCGCGAGGCTGCCGCCCTCGTCGCACAGGGCGTCGAGCTCCTCGTCGCTCATGCCCTCAAACGGGTCGAACTCCTCGACATCCTCGAGCTCCTCGGTATCCACCGCGTCCAGGACCTCGTCATCCAAAATGTCATCGATAGGCTGCATATTGTCGGACATAGGAATCCCTTTCTAAATAAAGCCGAGCGCGTGGGCAAATACCAGCAAGCCCACAATCGCGGCGGTGATTGAAAGTACGTATACCGAGGCGGCGGCAATGTCCTTGGCGCGTTTTGCCAGCGGATGGAGCTCCTGGGTCGCCAGATCGACAATGGCCTCCATGGCGGTATTGCACAGCTCGCCGTGAATCACCAGGCCGCAGCAGATGATAATCGTGGCCCACTCGGCAATGTCGAGCCCCACGATGCAGCCGGCAATGACGGTGCACACGCCCGCTACGAGCATGACCTTAATGTTGCGCTCGGTCTTGACGGCGGTGACGAAGCCCTCCATGGCGTAGGAGAACGACTTTAAAAAGGACGGATGGTCCTTGTTCGATCCGGGAATCATAAACGGCTCCTAGTCGTGGGCATGATTGGTGATGGGGCCGACGTGAACGAGTTTGGGGTCCTCGCCGCGCTCGAGCGCCAGATCGCGCAGGATGGCGTCCTCGCGAGCCTCCATGACCTCGGCCTCGTCGTCCTCGATGTGGTCATAGCCCAGCAGGTGCAGCATTCCGTGTACGAGCATCAGACGGCACTCGTCAGCGGGGCTATTGCCAAAACCGGGGGCCTGACGGGCAATAACCTGCGGGGCCAAGATAATATCGCCGAGCTCGAGCGTCTCGTCGGCGGGAATATCCTCGTCAAAGGCCGAGTCGCATTCAAACGAGAGCACATCGGTGGTGCGGTCGATGCCACGCCACTCGTGGTTGAGCTCGTGCATCTCGTCCTCGTCGACATACGAAAGGGAAGTCTCGACTTCACGTTCAACGCCCTCGGCGGCAAGCACAACCTCGCAGATGTGCTCCACTTCCTGCACGTCGAGCAGCGTATCGAGCTCGGCATCGTTGCTGATCAATACACTCAACGGGACTCCTTTCGGTCGCGCGAGCGCTGCTCACGCACGTCATCATAAGCATCGTATGCCTCGACGATACGACCCACCAGGGCATGGCGCACCACATCGGCGCGCTCCAGGTGTGCAAACGCCACATCGTCGACACGGCCCAAAATCTTCTCGACATCCGCCAAGCCGCCACGACGACCCACCAGGTCGCGCTGGCTCAGGTCGCCGGTAATCACGAACTTGGAGTTGAATCCAAGGCGTGTCAGGAACATCTTCATCTGCTCGGGCGTGGTATTTTGCGCCTCGTCGAGCACCACGAAGGCATCGCTCAGCGTACGACCGCGCATGTAGGCGAGCGGGGCGATCTCGATCACGCCGCGCTCCATAAGCTCATCGGTGCGCTCGCGATCCATCATGTCAAAAAGGGCATCGTAGAGCGGGCGCATGTACGGATCGATCTTTTCCTCGAGGGTGCCGGGCAAAAAGCCCAGGTTCTCCCCTGCCTCGACAACCGGACGCGTCAAGATCAGACGGCCCACCTCGTGACGCTTGAGCGCGGCGACGGCGAGCGCCATGGCCAGATAGGTCTTACCGGTACCGGCTGGACCCAGGCCAAACGTGATGGTATGCGAGCGGATGGCATCCACATAGCGCTTTTGCCCGAGCGTCTTGGGGCGAATGACGCGGCCGCGATATGAAAGCAGCACGTCATCGCGAAGCGACGTAGCCTCGTGCTCACCGTCGCGCAAGACGGCCAGGCAGCGAGAGACATCGTCGGCAGACAGCGTGCGCCCGGCGGCCGCCTCGCGGAAAGCATGTTCGAAAAAACGCGCCACGAGTTCGACCTCGTCCGGGTCACCGCTCACGGCGATGCTATCGCCACGGGCGACCACGTGAGCGCGAACCAAACTCTCGAGCGCACGAAGAACGCCGTCGCCGGCGCCCAAAACGCGCGAGGGATCAATTCCCTCGGGAACGGTAAGTCTAATCTTCGAGGCTTCCATGGACCTCCCTGCGCGCATGGACCAAGCCGGAATCATCGACTCCGATGATAGCAACATCGAGCAGGCACGGGGCTGTAAGTCCACAGGTATCGTCAAGACGGGCATGATGGAACGAACCGAGCGTCAGGTTGTCACCATACTCGAGCACGGCACGCTCGACAGTGCCCACGCGACGACGAGCATCGGCAATAGCGAGCTCCTGCGCCGTGTCTCGCATACGGCGGCTGCGCTCGGCCATAACCTCGGGCGGCACCTGGTCAGGCATGTCGGCAGCAAGGGTACCGGGACGCTTGCTGTAGCGGAACACGTGCATACGCGAGAAACCCACACGGCGGCACAGCGCCAGCGACTCCTCGAACTCCTCGTCCGTCTCACCAGGAAAACCGACGATGACATCGCACGAAAGAGACGCCTGGGGCAAGTTGGCGCGAATCATACGCACCGTGTCCTCAAAGGCCTCCGCACTATAGGGACGACCCATGCGATGCAGGGTCGCCGTACAGCCGGACTGCACGGGCAGGTGCAAAAACGGGGCGATACGCTGCGGATAGCGCGCCATAACCTTAAGCAGGCGCTCAGAGATATCCATGGGCTCGACCGAGGAAATGCGCACATGCGCAATAGTCGTGCGCTCCATGATGGCCTCGAGCAGCTCATCGATTTCGACATGCTCGTCGGTCGCGCTCTTGCCATCGTAGGCACCCAGGTTCACACCGGTCAGCACCACCTCGGGCACGCCGGCCTCCTGGGCTTCACGCACCTGTTCGAGAACGGACTCGACGGGCACGGAGCGCTCGGGGCCGCGCGCCTTCCACACAATGCAATAGGTGCAGCGATGGTTGCAGCCGTCCTGGATCTTCACGCCCAGGCGAGAGCGACCAAGCGCATCGACCACGTCACCATCGCTGCAGGCGGGAACGCTATCGGACTCAACGCCCAGCACCTCGCAGACACGTTCGGCGACATCGATCTTAGACGGCTCGGCAATCACGCGATCCGAAAGCTCCAACAGCTCCTCGGGATGCAAATTGACCACGCATCCGGTCACGACCACATAGGGCTCATTTGGATGGGCCAGCGCATGACGGACGGCCTTACGGGTCTTGGCCTCGGCCTCGCCCGTAACGGCACAGGTGTTAATGACGATCAGATCGGCATCGTGGGGCTCCACCATAGCAAAGCCCAGGCGCATAAGATCGGCAGTGATGCGGTCAGACTCAACCCGGTTGACACGGCAGCCGAGGTTGACGACGGAAATATGGGGTGCGAGCACGCGGGCTCCTTAATCGAGGATATCGTCGAGGGCACTCTTGATACGGTCGGTCACCGACTTCTTACCGGAAGCGACGTCATCGCCCATCTCATCGGCAAAAGCACGGAGCAGCTCGCGTTGCTTATTGGAAAGATTGGTGGGAACGACCACGCGCAGTTGCACGATCAGGCGGCCACGCGAACCGCCACCGCCAATGCGCGGCATGCCGTAATTATTGACGCTCACGGTGTCGCCGTACTGGGCGCCGGCGGGAACCGTCACCTTAACGACCTCGTCGGGCATAATGCCCTCGACCTCGATCTCGCAGCCGAGCGCAGCCTGCGCAATCGAGATATCGCTCACCAGGTACAGGTCGTCACCGTTGCGCTTAAAGCGCTCATGGTCGGCAACGCGCACGTTGACAATCAGGTCGCCCGAAGGCTCGCCGCGAAGGCCGGCCTCGCCAAAGCCGCTCACACGCAGCTGGCGACCGGTCGAAACGCCGGCGGGAATATCGATGTCGATCTTTTCGTGCGAAGGCGTGCGGCCCTGACCGTCGCAGGTCTCGCAGGGATGGTCGATAACCGTGCCCTCGCCATGGCAGTCGGGGCAAGGCGAGGAAGACTGAACCTGGCCCAAAAACGATCGCTGGACCGTCGTGACGTAGCCCGTACCGTGGCAGCGGCCGCACTGCTTTTCCTGTGCGCCCTCTGCCCTACCGGTGCCATTGCAGTCCTCACAAGGAGCAAGGCGGTCATAGCTGATCGTCTTTTTGCAACCGAGCGCCGCCTCCTCGAGCGTCACCGAAAGCGAGATGGCCATGTCGCGTCCGCGACGACGCTCACGACGGCTGCGGGCACCACCACCGGCGCCACCGCCAAAGAACGACGAGAACAAGTCGTCCATGCCCATGCCACCAAAGATATCGTTGATATCGACGTAGCCCGAACCACCAGGGCCGTCGGCAGTGCCGTAACGGTCGTAGTTAGCACGCTTCTGCTCATCGGAAAGAACGGAATAGGCCTCGTTGAGCTCCTTGAACTTGGCCTCGGCCTCGGGATCGTCCGAAACATCCGGATGTACGGTACGGGCCTTCTTTAAAAACGCACGCTTAATCGTCCGCGCGTCGGCATCCCTGTCGACGCCAAGCACCTCGTAGTAATCCCTATTTTCCGACACGACCGAATCCTTCCGACTTTCATTATTGTCACAGTGCGTCCTATACCCAAGCTGGGCCGACCGCAAACAGAGGGTTTGATGTTATTGCATTTGGTACGGCGAAAGCATGGCCCGTTGCGAGCAACTTGCGAACCAAACCGACACGAGCGCGAACATGAAGCCGTTGGCAAAACCGTTGGCAAACTGCATCGCGCCGCGCTTCCACCACAGCAGGCTGCGATGAAGCACACCGTCCGAAAGCACCATGAACATGCCCATGGTAAACGGAATAAAGCACATCACGGCGAAGGCCGAGAACACGCCCGAGATGGCCGACAGCACCAAAAATGGCGCCACGATGCCCATCAGGTAAAAACCGGTACGGGCCTTGCCTTCCAGGCGCTCGGCCTCAACATGGGCGCGGCCGACCAGGTCGCCACCCGAGGCACCGTTGGTGCCGGCGTGACCCATACCGCTAATGCGGACCTCATCGCCATCGTGCGTGCCGGCAGGAAACTCAATCGTCTGCTCGGAGGTTACGCGAGTACGACCGCTGCCACCGCAATCAGGGCAGGGATCGGCCACGACTTTACCGGAACCGCCGCACTCGGGACAGACCGACTGGAACGTGCCCGCACCAAACAGGAAGGACAGGTCGACGTCGATGTGGCCGCGGCCACCGCAGCTCGGGCAGGTATGGGCATGCTCAGACGAAACGGAGCCCGAGCCGCCGCAGTGACCACAGGTATCGAAGCGCGTGTAGCGGACGGTCTTGCGGGCACCGCCCTTGGCCTCCTTGGCGTCGAGTTTGATATCGACGACCACGTTGGCGCCGTTCTCGGGATTATAGGCAGCCCGGCCGCGACGCTGCTGGCCCCAGGCGCCACCAAAGGGAAAGCCGCCCTCAAAGGGATTGCCATAGCCCGTGCCGCCGGCGTAGCCGCCACCATAGGGCGAAGCCGTAGGAGCACCGGCAAAGGGATTGCCAGAACGCATGGCGTCGTAGCGCGCACGTTTTTGCTCATCCGAAAGCACGGCATAGGCCTCGGAAACCTCTTTAAACTTTTCCTCGGCATCCGGCTCTTTATTGACGTCCGGATGGAGCTTACGGGCCTTTTGCTGGAAGGCCTTTTGAATATCACGCGAGGTGGCGTCCTTGGAGACACCCAGAATCTCGTAGTAATCTTTTTCGTTCATCGTCGCCATGCGCGGCAACCTCCTGCTCACAGCAGCGTATATATTCCGGTAATTCTACCCGAGCGGCCTAAGCTAGATCCCAAAACAGCTCGAACAGAACATTTCCATCGAGCCAGCCCAGATGGGTCGGCGCCAGACGAGCTCGAACATGGCCCGCGACGACATCTGCCGAAGTGAAGGGTCCCTCATGACCCCAGAGCGTCTCGGGCACCCAAGTGGCAAGACCCAATTCGAGCGCGCGATCGCAGGCAGCTGCCAGCTCGCCCGTTGGGATGACGCAAGCTGCACGAGCCAACAGGTCGGACGCAACACCGCGCGTCATGCGACAGGCGAGCATCAAGTCTTCGGCGACAGCCTCGCGCTGCGACAGATATTCGGCCTCGAACGCCGTCGCGTCATCGTCACGTTGCACCAGACGCACGCGGTACGCATCGCCTCGAGAAGACACGCCGGGGAACAAACCTGCAAGACGGTCGAAATCCTCGTCGTCGAGCATGCCCGCGGCAGAACGACCCAGGCCCAGGTAGCCCTGTCCGGTCCAGTAGGCAATGTTATGGGCGCACTCATGGCCGTCGAGCGCGTAGCTTGCCACCTCATACGGACGATAGCCGGCCGCACCCAGGCGCTCACGCGCCGCGTCCATGCACGAAGCCTGAAAATCCTCGTCGGGCTCGAGCGACTCGTCACGGCACGCCATGCGATAGAGTGGCGTGCCCTCCTCGAGCGTGAGCGGGTAGACCGACACATGATGAGGCGCCGCCGCCAACACGCCATCGAGCGTGCTCCGCCAGCTTGCGGCAGTCTGCCCGGGAAGGCCGCACATCAGATCGCACGACACATCGAGGCCAGCGTCCTTCACCGTCGCGATGGCCGCAAGTGCCCGATTAGCATCGTGAATGCGGCCAATAGCAGCCAGCTCGGTATTGTCGAGGGTTTGCACGCCCAGAGAGATGCGCGTGACACCCGCCTCGGCAAGCGCGGTGGCGAGCTCGGCGGTCAGCGACTCAGGATTGGCTTCGCAAGTAAATTCAACGGGCTTGCACCACATGGAGATACGACGGGCAAGTTTCACCAGGCGCTCCCCCGCCAGTGACGGCGTGCCGCCGCCAATATAGACCGTGCGGGCCTGCGCAAGCGCCCCGGCGTCGCCAAAGGAATCGAGGCGCGCATACAGCTGCTCAAAATAGGAATCGAGCGCAGCATCCAAATCACACAGAGCAAAGCTACGCGAGTCAAAGTCGCAATAGCGGCATTTTTGAGCGCAAAACGGCACGTGCACGTACAGCGCGGTAACGGCCACCCTTAAGCCTCCAGCGGATGAGCGGGAACCGACTCACCGGCGGCAAGCGCGGCCTCGCAGGCCACCACATCGCGCTCGATATCTTCGACCAGCGACATGAACTCCTCGTACGTAGAGCAACGCACCACCTGAGCGCGCCAGGCGGCGGCATGGGGCATGCCTTTTAAGTACCAGCTTGCGTACGTGCGGGCGCGCGACATAAGCGGCAGAAGCTCGTGCGTCAACGTCAGGTGCTCGCGCAGAGCCTCCAGGCGCTCGACGGAGCTGCGCGGCGGCACCGGTATGCCATCGAGCGCAAGGGCGCGAGCATCACCAAAGACCCAGGGATTACCGTAGATACCGCGCGCGATAAACACCGCGCTGGCACCCGAGCCGTGCAGATGCTCAGCAGCGTCCTCGGCCGAGAACACATCGCCCGAACCAATCACGGGAATCTCGACAGAATCGGCAACCTCATCGACGACCGACCAGTCGGCCTGGCCCGTGTAGAGCTGCGTGGCGCAACGACCATGCACGGCGACTGCGGCAGCCCCTGCGCCCTCAAGCATCTGGGCAAACGTCGCGGCATTACGGTCCTCGGCATAAAAGCCCTTGCGGATCTTGACAGTCACGGGCACGTGCGCCGCGCCGACCGCGGCCTCAACAATCTTCTCCGCCAGGTCGGGCGTGCGCATGAGCGCCGAACCCTCGCCCTTGGTAACGACCTTGCGGGCGGGGCATGCCATATTGATATCGATGAGCGACAGGCGATCGCCAACGCGCTCCTCGACGGCGGCGACGGCGCTCGCAAACTGATCAGGTTTGGAGCCAAAGAGCTGCACGCAAATCTGCTGCTCCTCGTCGGCCGGCAGCACCAGGCGCCACGTTTTGTTGCTGGCATAGGCAAGGCCTGCCACGCTCACCATCTCGCTGTAGGCAAGGTTGGCACCGCGGCGGCGACACATGATGCGATAGGCGGGGTCGGTAACGCCCGCCATGGGAGCCATAAGGAACGGCTGCTCGGCATAGGCACCCAGCAGCCGCTTGCTGTATTCAGAAAGCGCCATGGACCTACTCGTCCACCTTGAGGATCGCCATAAAGGCCTCCTGCGGGACCTCGACCGAGCCGATAGCCTTCATGCGCTTCTTGCCCTCTTTCTGCTTCTCGAGCAGTTTGCGCTTACGCGAAATATCGCCGCCGTAGCACTTGGCAAGCACGTCCTTGCGACGCGCCTTGACGGTGGAACGGGCGATGATCTTGTTGCCGATAGCACCCTGGATGGGCACCTCGAACAGCTGACGCGGGATGATCTCCTTGAGCTTGTCGCACAGGCCACGGGCCAGGCCATATGCCTTGTCCTTATGGACGATAAACGACAGCGCGTCCACCTCGTCGCCCGAAAGCAGGATGTCGAGCTTGACGAGCTCGGAGGGGCGATATTCGTTGAACTCGTAGTCGAGCGAGGCGTAACCCTTGGTGCGGCTCTTGAGCTGATCAAAGAAGTCCAAGATGAGCTCGGCGAGCGGCATATCGAAGCGCATCTCGACCGATTTGCTCGTCAGGTGGATCATGTCGGTTGTGACGCCGCGGTGCTCGATGGCGAGCTGCATTACGGCACCCGTGTACTCAGGCGGGCAGATGATCTTTGCCTTGAGGTAGGGTTCCTCGATACGTTCGATGCGCGTGGCCTCGGGAAGGTCCTGCGGACTGCGGACATCGATCATTTCGCCGTCGGTCTTGTAGACGTGATAGTCGACCGAGGGACTCGTGGCAATGAGGTCCAGGTTGAACTCACGCTCGAGACGCTCCTTAACGACCTCCATGTGCAGCAGGCCCAAGAAGCCCACGCGGAAGCCAAAGCCAAGCGCCACAGACGTCTCGGGCTCCCACACCAACGAAGGGTCGTTAACGTGAAGCTTATCGAGTGCGTCGCGCAGGTTCTCGTAGTCCTTGTTGTCGATCGGGAACAGGCCCGTATAGACCATGGGCTTGGCCTCGCGATAG
The DNA window shown above is from Collinsella aerofaciens and carries:
- the lepA gene encoding translation elongation factor 4; this translates as MNTSIDISHIRNFSIVAHIDHGKSTISDRILELTHTVDERDMESQLLDTMDIERERGITIKSNAVRVSYDADDGETYQFNLIDTPGHVDFTYEVSRSLAACEGAVLVVDATQGVEAQTVSNATLAMNANLDIVPAINKIDLPSAHPDEVKTEIEDDLAIPADDAVCVSGKTGEGIHDLLESIVFLISPPKGDANAPLKALILDSYFDEYRGVVATVRIFDGSIKKGDTLRMMQAKGDFLVDGVGVKRPAETPVDALTVGEVGYVVTGLKDPDAVRVGDTLTWASNPCPEPLPGYREAKPMVYTGLFPIDNKDYENLRDALDKLHVNDPSLVWEPETSVALGFGFRVGFLGLLHMEVVKERLEREFNLDLIATSPSVDYHVYKTDGEMIDVRSPQDLPEATRIERIEEPYLKAKIICPPEYTGAVMQLAIEHRGVTTDMIHLTSKSVEMRFDMPLAELILDFFDQLKSRTKGYASLDYEFNEYRPSELVKLDILLSGDEVDALSFIVHKDKAYGLARGLCDKLKEIIPRQLFEVPIQGAIGNKIIARSTVKARRKDVLAKCYGGDISRKRKLLEKQKEGKKRMKAIGSVEVPQEAFMAILKVDE
- the era gene encoding GTPase Era is translated as MSDNMQPIDDILDDEVLDAVDTEELEDVEEFDPFEGMSDEELDALCDEGGSLAGFGDVEPGFHSGFVALVGRPNAGKSTLLNACYGKKVAITSPVAQTTRRRMRAVVNRPGYQLVFVDTPGIHKPKDGLGSELNKSALFELNDVDVVAFLIDATNPIGRGDAWVAERVKNARSKKVLVLTKADEADPAQVMEQLKAAHELMEYDDEIVTSSVKNFNVDAFIETVAHFLPEGPRWFPEDMGTDASDETLVAEFVREKVLRRTRDEIPHSVGVICDALEQTKKVLRVHATIYVEREGQKGIIIGKGGEMIKHIGIDARRDLERIFGTQVFLELDVKVKAGWRDDEAQIRRFGYNAED
- a CDS encoding DnaJ domain-containing protein, with protein sequence MATMNEKDYYEILGVSKDATSRDIQKAFQQKARKLHPDVNKEPDAEEKFKEVSEAYAVLSDEQKRARYDAMRSGNPFAGAPTASPYGGGYAGGTGYGNPFEGGFPFGGAWGQQRRGRAAYNPENGANVVVDIKLDAKEAKGGARKTVRYTRFDTCGHCGGSGSVSSEHAHTCPSCGGRGHIDVDLSFLFGAGTFQSVCPECGGSGKVVADPCPDCGGSGRTRVTSEQTIEFPAGTHDGDEVRISGMGHAGTNGASGGDLVGRAHVEAERLEGKARTGFYLMGIVAPFLVLSAISGVFSAFAVMCFIPFTMGMFMVLSDGVLHRSLLWWKRGAMQFANGFANGFMFALVSVWFASCSQRAMLSPYQMQ
- the dnaJ gene encoding molecular chaperone DnaJ yields the protein MSENRDYYEVLGVDRDADARTIKRAFLKKARTVHPDVSDDPEAEAKFKELNEAYSVLSDEQKRANYDRYGTADGPGGSGYVDINDIFGGMGMDDLFSSFFGGGAGGGARSRRERRRGRDMAISLSVTLEEAALGCKKTISYDRLAPCEDCNGTGRAEGAQEKQCGRCHGTGYVTTVQRSFLGQVQSSSPCPDCHGEGTVIDHPCETCDGQGRTPSHEKIDIDIPAGVSTGRQLRVSGFGEAGLRGEPSGDLIVNVRVADHERFKRNGDDLYLVSDISIAQAALGCEIEVEGIMPDEVVKVTVPAGAQYGDTVSVNNYGMPRIGGGGSRGRLIVQLRVVVPTNLSNKQRELLRAFADEMGDDVASGKKSVTDRIKSALDDILD
- the ybeY gene encoding rRNA maturation RNase YbeY, with protein sequence MSVLISNDAELDTLLDVQEVEHICEVVLAAEGVEREVETSLSYVDEDEMHELNHEWRGIDRTTDVLSFECDSAFDEDIPADETLELGDIILAPQVIARQAPGFGNSPADECRLMLVHGMLHLLGYDHIEDDEAEVMEAREDAILRDLALERGEDPKLVHVGPITNHAHD
- a CDS encoding PhoH family protein, producing the protein MEASKIRLTVPEGIDPSRVLGAGDGVLRALESLVRAHVVARGDSIAVSGDPDEVELVARFFEHAFREAAAGRTLSADDVSRCLAVLRDGEHEATSLRDDVLLSYRGRVIRPKTLGQKRYVDAIRSHTITFGLGPAGTGKTYLAMALAVAALKRHEVGRLILTRPVVEAGENLGFLPGTLEEKIDPYMRPLYDALFDMMDRERTDELMERGVIEIAPLAYMRGRTLSDAFVVLDEAQNTTPEQMKMFLTRLGFNSKFVITGDLSQRDLVGRRGGLADVEKILGRVDDVAFAHLERADVVRHALVGRIVEAYDAYDDVREQRSRDRKESR
- the hemW gene encoding radical SAM family heme chaperone HemW, with translation MAVTALYVHVPFCAQKCRYCDFDSRSFALCDLDAALDSYFEQLYARLDSFGDAGALAQARTVYIGGGTPSLAGERLVKLARRISMWCKPVEFTCEANPESLTAELATALAEAGVTRISLGVQTLDNTELAAIGRIHDANRALAAIATVKDAGLDVSCDLMCGLPGQTAASWRSTLDGVLAAAPHHVSVYPLTLEEGTPLYRMACRDESLEPDEDFQASCMDAARERLGAAGYRPYEVASYALDGHECAHNIAYWTGQGYLGLGRSAAGMLDDEDFDRLAGLFPGVSSRGDAYRVRLVQRDDDATAFEAEYLSQREAVAEDLMLACRMTRGVASDLLARAACVIPTGELAAACDRALELGLATWVPETLWGHEGPFTSADVVAGHVRARLAPTHLGWLDGNVLFELFWDLA
- a CDS encoding MiaB/RimO family radical SAM methylthiotransferase, whose product is MLAPHISVVNLGCRVNRVESDRITADLMRLGFAMVEPHDADLIVINTCAVTGEAEAKTRKAVRHALAHPNEPYVVVTGCVVNLHPEELLELSDRVIAEPSKIDVAERVCEVLGVESDSVPACSDGDVVDALGRSRLGVKIQDGCNHRCTYCIVWKARGPERSVPVESVLEQVREAQEAGVPEVVLTGVNLGAYDGKSATDEHVEIDELLEAIMERTTIAHVRISSVEPMDISERLLKVMARYPQRIAPFLHLPVQSGCTATLHRMGRPYSAEAFEDTVRMIRANLPQASLSCDVIVGFPGETDEEFEESLALCRRVGFSRMHVFRYSKRPGTLAADMPDQVPPEVMAERSRRMRDTAQELAIADARRRVGTVERAVLEYGDNLTLGSFHHARLDDTCGLTAPCLLDVAIIGVDDSGLVHARREVHGSLED
- a CDS encoding diacylglycerol kinase family protein; translated protein: MIPGSNKDHPSFLKSFSYAMEGFVTAVKTERNIKVMLVAGVCTVIAGCIVGLDIAEWATIIICCGLVIHGELCNTAMEAIVDLATQELHPLAKRAKDIAAASVYVLSITAAIVGLLVFAHALGFI
- the dusB gene encoding tRNA dihydrouridine synthase DusB, whose protein sequence is MALSEYSKRLLGAYAEQPFLMAPMAGVTDPAYRIMCRRRGANLAYSEMVSVAGLAYASNKTWRLVLPADEEQQICVQLFGSKPDQFASAVAAVEERVGDRLSLIDINMACPARKVVTKGEGSALMRTPDLAEKIVEAAVGAAHVPVTVKIRKGFYAEDRNAATFAQMLEGAGAAAVAVHGRCATQLYTGQADWSVVDEVADSVEIPVIGSGDVFSAEDAAEHLHGSGASAVFIARGIYGNPWVFGDARALALDGIPVPPRSSVERLEALREHLTLTHELLPLMSRARTYASWYLKGMPHAAAWRAQVVRCSTYEEFMSLVEDIERDVVACEAALAAGESVPAHPLEA